The Pseudoalteromonas rubra region CGGTTCGCGATCCACAAAACGGTACGCTGACTCTATTTGCCGACGGCCGTTTTACTTATGAACCCCGAGAGAGCTTCTTTGGCACCGATGGATTTCGCTATCGTATCGTCAATAGCCAGGGCGTCACTGCTGAGGCCGAAGTCACCTTATTAATTGAGCGCGTTAATCAGGATCCGATCGCCTTTGACAATCACTATGCGCTGACACAAAACAGCGAGCTCACTGTCAGTGGCGCCGGGCTGCTGGTAAATGACATAGACTTCGATGGCGATGCACTCACTGTGAACACCTCCCCCGTCACCGATGTACAAAATGGCACCCTGACACTCAATGCTGATGGAAGCTTTAACTATCAACCCAACTCTGATTTTATCGGCACAGACAGCTTTGAATACCGGGTGGAAGATGGCAATGGTGGCTCAAACACAGCCACTATCACACTGCTTATAGAGACCGAAGTCAGTAATTTTCCGCCCGTCGCAGTCAATGACAGTTATCAGACTAACGAGGATGAACAGCTGTTTGTCGACCTCCCTGGCGTGCTGGAAAATGACAGTGATGCCGATGAAGATACGCTGACCTTATCGATAATAGAGCAACCCTTAATGGGCACACTAGAGCTCAGTGACACAGGGAGTTTCCGCTATACCCCGCAACAAAATAGCTATGGCCAAGACTATTTCGTCTATCAAATTGATGATGGCGCAGCCAGTGTGCAGGCTTTTGTGGTGATTGAAGTCAGCGAAGTCAATGACGCGCCTTTGGCCAACGATGACAGTGTTGAAGTCGCACAAGGGCAACCAGTCAGCATTTCGGTGGCAGCCAATGACCAGGATATTGATGGCAGTCTGAACCCAACCAGCCTGATGCTGATTGAAGGGCCCAGTCATGGTGATGTGAGCCTGAATGCAAACCGCACCCAGTTCATTTATCAGAGTGAACCGAGCTACCGGGGTAGCGACAGTTTTACCTACCAAATTCAAGATGACAGAGGGGCAACGTCCAATGTGGCTCATGTCTTTATCGAAGTCACAGGCAACAACCAGCCACCGATTGCTGTGAATGATAGCGCCACTACGACCCAAGATGTAGCGGTTGCCATAGATGTACTGGCCAACGACAGCGACAGTGACGGCAGCCTGAATTACAACAGCCTCACAGTGGTCAGCGCCCCAACTAACGGCAGCGTGACATTGGATACTGTGGAGCTGAGCGGATTTATCTATAGCCCGCAAAGCGGCTTCTCAGGCAGTGATTCTTTTACTTATCAGGTACAAGATAATGAAGACGGTCTTTCCAACACTGCAACCGTCACCATTACGGTTGAACCACTTAATCAGCCACCGGTTGCCGTGAATGACAGCGCCACAACGACCCAAGAGGTAGCGGTTGCCATAGACGTACTGGCCAACGACAGCGACAGTGACGGCAGCCTGAATTACAACAGCCTCACAGTGGTCAGCGCCCCGACTAACGGCAGCGTGACATTGGATACCGTAGAGCTGAGCGGATTTATCTATACCCCGCAAAGCGGCTTCTCAGGCAGTGATTCTTTTACGTATCAAGTGCAAGACAATGAAGGGGGTCTTTCCAATACTGCAACCGTCACCATTACGGTTGAACGGCTCAATCAGCCACCGGTTGCGGTGAATGACAGCGCCTCTGTCGAAGTCGCCCAGTCTGTCACTATCACAGTGTTGGACAATGACAGTGATGCCGATGGCACACTGCAAGCCGGCACCGTTGAGATAGTACAAAGTGCGCAAATGGGCACCACAGAAGTAAGCAGCAGCGGGGAGATCACCTATTTTCATACCGGCACGTCGGAGGGAGAGGACAGCTTCACCTATCAAGTGCAAGACAACCAGGGAGCAGTCTCCAACACTGCCACCGTGACCATTACTATCACAGCGCCGAATACAACCCCGGTGGCAGTCGATGACAGTGCACAAGTCGATAAAAATGAGGCGGTGGCTATCTCCGTCCTGAACAATGATCAGGCCAAAGGACGTGATCTACTGGTCAATAGCGTAATGGTTGTGATTGAACCGTCCCACGGCAGTGTCTCGATAGATTCAACCTCTGGCATAGCCCTTTACGTTCCCCAGTTTAACTTCGTCGGCAGTGATAGTTTTGGTTACGCGATGAGCAACGACCTGGCCGAAATCTCCAACGTCGCGACGGTTACCATCACCGTAAACGACAAAAACTACCCACCCACTGTAGAGCCCGGTTCAGCGGAGATTGAAACGGATATCAGCAATGGAACGCAGGTGCTGCAGATCAGTGCCTCCGATCCAGATGGCGACTCTCTCACCTATCAGTTGTCGGGTAACAATGCGGGGCTTTTCTCAGTCGATACAGATGGTAAAGTCACCGTTGCCGATGCCGAGCTGCTGGCTAGCAATGGAGAGCAAACCTATACCCTGACCGTCACAGTCTGTGACTCTGGTACACCTCAGCTATGTGCAGAAAGCGAGATCACTATCTCCGTCACACAAGCAGCACCGAGCTATATTGCCACTAAGCGAAGTACATTTGGTAATGACGGCAGCTTAACGGTGGCGCTCAATGCCAGCCTGGAATTCCACAACCCCGGCGAAACCATTCTGCTTAGCGATGGCAAACTGATCAGCGTCGGCGCTGTTGGCCATTTCAATGACGCCGCCAGCCGCAATATTCACCGTGCTTACGTCAGCAAGCAACTCAGTGATGGCCGCCCTGATAATAGCTTTGCGGAGGCAGGCAACTTCCAAAGTAGCTTCGGCATCGAGATTGAGAGCATTCCACAGGATGTCTGGGCAAAAGTAGCGGCTGTTGATGAACAGGGGCGTATTTATGTGGCAGGTTACGTCAATTTCTTAAGCTCACAACAACTACTCTTATTCCGTCTGCTCGGCGATGGATCATTGGATACCAGCTATGCCAACAACAATGGCTATATGATCTTACCTTTAGGCAGCAACGTGTTTGTTACCCCCGTTGCTATTGCGCTGGAAGACAATGAAACCCTCACCGTTGTGAGTAATATCAGAGCCACCAGCACCGCAACAACAGGTACAGTGACGCTGTCCAGGATCACAGCTCAGGGCGAGGTCACCACAACCCAATCGCTGGCAGAAACGCCCACCAAGAATGCACGAGGTATGGTCACTTTGCCTTCTGGAGACTATCTGGTGTACGGCGAGATTACGTCGACCGAAACGGGTGAGGATGTGATGTTAATGCGCCTCACACAAAGCACGCTGGCTCCGGATAGCAGCTTCCAGAGCAACGGTCTGCTACAAATCAATATCACCACAGTGCCCGAAGGCGCAGACGGCACCAAGTTCAATGACACTGCCCGTCATGTGCAGATTAAAGACAGTAATACCCTATTGGTTACCGGGCTGACAACACTGGACGAATTTGGCGAAGAACGCTCTGCGTACTTACTGCAATTGAGCATGGATGGCGTGCTGGACACGGCCTTTGCTGGCACAGGTAAACGCGTCTATCTGCTCAGTGAACTCCCCACAGACTCAGACAATGATATCTCTGGTTATGCTGCAACCGGCATAGGGATCGCAGCGGATAGCGATACTTACTATCTGGCCATTCAGCGCAGTTTCTTTAGTAGTGATCAGGCAGTTCAGGTAATCAAGGTTGGCCTCAATGGTGATGTAGATACCAACTGGCTCCCTGGCAGCAATGGCTACAGCCTGTATCATGGTACCGGGCTCAAGATATTCGATTTCCTGGAAACCCAGGGTGGGTTGTTATTCAGTGGTCAGAAATTCAATCATCTGGGTAACAACTACCTATCAGAGCTCTGGCTTGGTGAAATAACCACAGCAGCCGAACTGAACCCGAACTTTGGCTCTTTTGGTCAACGTACTGTCAGTGTCGGCCGTCGAGACGAATCCTTTGTCGCCGGACAAGTATCGACCTTTAGCGCCTCCTTAGGACATCTATTGCTCGGAGGCCAGGCAGCAACCTGGCAAACCACACCACAAACCGTGCCGTACGTACTGAAACTCGATAGTGTGGGCCAACGGACGAATACCTTTGCCAATCTGGGCTTGGTATCCACTGTGCCCGCTACAACTTTAGGACCTATGTCCAGCGCCACCGTGGGTGCCATTAAGGAAAACAGCACAGGCGACGTTTTACTTAGTGCCTCTGGCAACGTCTCGGTATCAGCGGGGGATGAGCAAGCCATGGCAACACTGAATAAGTTCAGTAACTTAGGAGCTCTGGATAGCGGCTTTGCCAACAACGGTGTGCTGAGCTTGCTCGCCAGCGAGTATCAAGCAGAGTCTACCGCATTAGAGCTAACTCAGTTAACAACGCTGCCGAGTGGGAATATTCTGGCCCTGGGTCAGGCAACAGCCAGTTGTTATGTGCACAGTATAGCCTTTGTCATCCCCAGCTCTGGTAGCTTACCTGCTCACTTTGATTACCCCATTCCGAGTGGTTACAGTTGCAGCCCCAATGCACATAAAGTATCTATGATCCATACTGTAGGAAGTAGCCTGGTCGGCGTTGGCCAAAGTCAACCGGGGCCGACGGCACCTCAACTGCTGCTGGCCAAAGCCAATGAAGCAGGCGTCCCCGATACCAGCTTCGGCACAAACGGCCTGGCGTTACTCGATATCGGCCTGAGTGTGGGTGACGACATCACCATAAGGGGCTCAGTGGTGGATGCCAGCCAGGGCTTTATCGTCTTTGGCCATGCAGGCACTAAGAACTTTATCGTTCGGGTGACCAGTACCGGCGCACTGGATACCAGCTTTGCGACTGGAGGGGTACTGATGTTTGAACAAATATCCGGTGAAGCTGTGCTGATCAACCAGGCCTGGATCGAAAGCAACGGTAAATTATTGTTGTTCGCCCAGGCAAGCAGCTCTAAATCCCTGTATGTCGGTCAGCTATTACTGAGTGAATCACCGGGAAGTTGGGATACCAGTTTTGATGAAGATGGCACACAGCTATTCAGTAGCGCAGTCAGCGGTGAGCTGAAAACCGTCATACAGCATAACAGCAGTACGGAGTTTACCTTTGTCCTGCAACAGTCTTCTCCCGCAAGGGTGAGTTTACAAGCCGGCCAGGTCGTTCAACAGTGACGCATTAAGTAATCAGTCACCAAAGGGTTAGGTATGAAAATAAAGTTTTATGGTGTGCGGGGGTCCACCCCCACACCGGGGCCAACAACCGTCCACTACGGCGGTAACACAGTGTGTGTAACCCTTGAAAGCGATGCTGGTAAGCGTATGATCCTGGATGCGGGGACCGGGCTTAGAATACTAGGCCAGGAGGTGATGCATACCCGCCAACCTTTTTACATCTTACTGAGCCACAACCACTGGGACCATATTCAGGGTTTTCCGTTTTTCATTCCCGCGTACATTGCAAAACGCCAGATCACCATTGTACCGGGTGTCACAGAAGAGTATGCTCCTGACGCCATTTTAAAGCAAATGCAGGGGAGCTATTTTCCCGTGCCACATAACACCTTAGCTGCCGATATTCAGGTAACGCCACAAGTGAAGGACCACTGGCAGTATGAAGACTTTGACATTCGCCGCTGCGCAATGAACCACCCGGGTGGTGGCAGTGCCTACCGAATTGCTGCAGACGGTATCGAGGTGGTCTACGCCACTGACAATGAGCTGAACCCGCCGGGTCTGCCTGTCACCTCATTTCAACAGTGGGTTGATTTTGTTAAAGACGCAGACTACCTGATCCACGATGGCCAGTTTGTACCGGATGATTATCCGCTTAAGCACGGCTGGGGCCACTCACTGATCAAAGATGCGCTGCTCCTGGCCGAACAAGGGGCTGTGAAGCACCTTGTGCTGATCAGCCATGATCCGGACCGCAGCGATTCAGCGCTGGATCAGATAGCCGCAGACATTCAGCGCCAGAACCGGCCTTTCAAAACCATTCTGGCTCGCGAGGGACTAACACTGCCATGAGCCTCCCGCGATTATGGCGTAAATACTATCAGCAATGGCTCTGTGGCCTCTGCCTTATCATCCTATTTATCGCCTTACAATTGCTCACACTATCCCCGGCCTCGCCCTATGGCGACGCCTTAAAGCGCCTTGAAGGGCTAGGTTACGACCTGCGTTTGAAATCGACTCTGTCTTTGCACTCGCGCTCTTTCTTACCTATTGTGATTGTCGATATCGATGAACCCAGTCTCAAACAAGTCGGTCGCTTCCCGTGGAGCCGCCATGTGATGGCACGATTACAATCTCAGCTGGCTGATGCGGGCGTAGCCGTCATTGCCTACGACATCTTATTTTCAGAACCGGAACTGAACCCGGCGCGGCAAGTGCTCAGCCACCTTGATGAGCAAACCACTGCCAATGTCTCTCATACGTTACATGCTCTGGCCCCAACCATAGATGCCGACAAAGCCTTTGCCAGCCGCTTACAAGAAACGGACACTGTACTTGGCCTGTTGTTCGAGCATCAGCCTGACATTCTCGTTGGCACGTTACCAGAGACCATTTTTTTCAGCGCCATTCCTGCTGCTGCGTTGCCCGTTCCCAATTTCGCCGGGCATGTTGCCAATGTCTCCGAATTACAACAAAACAGCCCGGGAAGTGGCTTTATTAACAGTGCCCCAGACAGCGATGGCTTTATTCGTAACTCGATGCTGCTGGCCAAGCATCAGGGTCAGCTCTATCCTGCATTAGCACTGGAAGCCGCGCGACTCTACACCATGGCCGAGCAAGTCGAGGTAGTCACTAAACCCTTTGGTACCGGGCACAGCGTTGAGGGAATACGCCTGGGTACAGCACTTATTCCAACAGACGACTATGGCCGGGTCAATGTCCCTTACCGAGGCCCCGCCTTCAGCTTTCCGTATGTCTCCGCCGCCGATGTCCTGAACGGCCAGATAGACCCCGCACTGTTCGATCAGGCCATTATCTTTGTCGGTACGTCCGCGGTTGGTCATGCCGATCTAAGAACGACGCCTGTGGGTGTCCAGTATCCCGGAGTTGAAGTCCACGCTAACGTACTAGAGGGCTTGGTTTTTCCAGAGCTATTACCGAGCAGACCCAACTGGATGGATGGGGCGGTGATCATGCTATTGCTGTTACTGGGCCTCCTGTGCGTCTTTATTTTACCCCGCCTCGAAGTATTGGGCATTGCAGTCTTTACCCTCTGTGTGAGCGGATTATTTATCACACTGAGTGCTTATTTATGGGTCAAGCTCCGACTGGATTTACCTCAAGTGGCAGTGCTGGCTATGTTGATTAGCCAGGCCATGATCCTGGGCAGCCTGGGGTTTGTCAGGGAGCACAAAGAGCGACTTCAGATAAAATCAATTTTCGATCAATATGTCCCGCCTGCCCATATTCAGGCGATGTTAGACAACCCGGACAGTGTGTCTATGGAAGGGGAAAAACGTGATATCACCGTGTTGTTTGCTGATATTCGCTCCTTTACCACTATCTCTGAATCCCTGGATGCAGGTCGGCTCAAGTCTTATCTCAATCAGTATTTCTCGCCCATTACACGGATCATCTTCGAGCACCAGGGCACCATAGACAAATATGTGGGCGACATGGTGATGGCGTTTTGGAATGCTCCCTTGCCTGTTGAGGCGCACCCTGAACTGGCGGTGCGCTGTGCCATGGCGATGCAAGATCAGGTTGATGCGCTGCAAGAACCTATGCGCCAACAATCGTTGCCCCCGTTTAAAATTGGTATTGGGCTCAATACCGGCGATATGAATGTGGGAGATATGGGGTCCGAATATCGTCGCGCCTACACGGTACTTGGCGATGCCGTGAATTTGGGCTCCCGGCTTGAAGGTCTGACGAAATACTATGGTGTGGGCATTCTTATCAATGAAACGACGTATGCACAATGCTCAGGCCTGGTATGCCGCCCAATTGACAAAGTTAAAGTCAAAGGCAAAAACCAGGCCGTCACGGTATATGAACCGATTTGCAGTCATGAGGCGTTAACCCCAGCCATACGCGAAGAACTGGACGCCCATGAACAAGCCTGGTCACTTTATTTATCACAACAATGGCAGCAGGCTCAGGCAGCATTTACTAAACTTAAAGAACGCTCACCAGAGCGAAAAATCTATACGCTACTTAGTGAGCGGATCTTGGTCTTACAGGCTAACCCGCCCGGTGAGCAGTGGGATGGCAGCTACACCCATACATCGAAATAGCAGGTGAGTTATGGAACAGCATATTCGAAACATTGCAAATAAGTTTGAGCAGGCAGGCTCACAGGTCGCGCTGCAACATCTACTCAAATTGGCCATTGAGCTGGCATCGGAGCACGATACAAGTCGACTCCTGGAAAACATCCTGCTTTCGGCGATGGAACTCAGTGCAACTGATGGCGGTACCATATATTCCGTCACGGAAGACATGCAACTGCAATTTGCCACACTGATCAATGGGCCTTTGGATCTACACATGGGCGGTACCTCCAATCAGCCAATCCCCTTTCCTCCGATCCCTATCTATCTGGACAATGGACAATGTAACGAAAGTGCCTTAGTCGCGCTGGCTGCGGCAAAGCGGGAAATGATCAAAATAGACGACGTATACGAATGCCAGGAATACGATCTATCCGCAGCACGAGCGATGGATGCAAAAACGGGCTATCACACGCAATCCGTGCTCACCATTCCATTACTTAATCATGAGCAAGAGCTTAACGGAGTGCTGCAACTGATCAACCCGCACAGCAAGGGTGAGATAGTCCCTTTTTCTAAACAGCAAACCGACATGATTTGTTCCATTGGTGCGCTAGCCGCTGTGGCATTGACCAACCGTCAGCTTATCGATGGCATGGAAACCTTGTTTCAGGCATTTACCCGCCTGATTGCAAAAGCCATAGACGAAAAATCGCCTTACACCGGGGGGCACTGTCGACGCGTGCCAGAACTCACCATGATGATTGCCGAAGCAGTACATGACGCCACATCAGGTCCCATGGCCGATTTCTCCATGACGGAAGCCGATCGGGCCGAGCTGTCATTAGCAGGTTGGCTGCATGATTGTGGGAAAATCGCCATTCCTGAATATGTCATGGATAAAGCCACCAAACTTGAATCGGTAAACGACAGAATCGCGCTGGTAGATACCAAAATTGAACTGGCAAAGCGCGACCTTGAACTCGACTATACAAAACGTATTTTCCGTTTTGAGCGGGATGGTGACCACGCTCAGGTCAATTACCTTAGAGTGGAGTTAGAGGAAAAACTCACCCAATTGGAGCAAGATCGCCAATTTTTACGACATGCCAATATCGGTGGAGAATTCATGCGCGACGAAGATCAGCAACGCGTAAAAGACATTGCCGAACAAGCGTCAGTGCGGATAGGCTCAGAAATACAACCCCTATTAACTGAGAACGAAGTCTATAATCTGAGCATTGCACGCGGCACGTTAACTGCCGAGGAACGTAGTATCATCAATCGCCATATGGACATCACACTGGAAATGCTTGAAGCGCTCCCCTTCCCAAAACACTTGCGCCGTGTGCCTGAATTTGCCGGCGGTCATCATGAAAAGATGGACGGCACTGGATACCCTAGAGGGCTATCACGTGAGCAAATGTCGATCCCCGCCAGGATCATGGCCATTGCCGATATTTTTGAAGCGCTCACGGCGGCAGATCGCCCCTATAAAGATGCGAAAAAGCTCAGTGAATGTTTGTTCATCATGGGGAAAATGAAACTAGGCGATCACATTGACCCAGACTTATTTGACGTCTTTGTTGATTCGAAAGTCTATTTGAAATATGCGCATCAGTTCCTAAAACCTGACCAAATTGATGAAGTGACGCACGAGCAGATCCCCGGCTATGGGAAAAAACAGGGCTGAAAAACAAAAACCAATATTGGTGGGTATTGGCAACTAGCT contains the following coding sequences:
- a CDS encoding Ig-like domain-containing protein, with product MKRSQLHQLGILTLFCTGLLTGCSGDGDDTTNTTPNQNTTTEPPDQDNGAEQPDTPSGQVSLIPFDYQPKFANRTLAARQVVNTQFVNGTGNVLFPDTQRTYRGNLTVSLDAITDPEGVSRVLLGFDNAEQAQVLCDGNCSDPFAFTETGINPANFAQQPGSLQLQVWVEDNGGNLTTIATQQITWLPRSIAFNSTPRSDGSAALDWQPLPSFLRYNAYLAESPIDDVRNITTLPGGQRVIALTDSTHTFSGLDPQKHYYTRITGIDGSGESAFSESRMLAASNLITPVAVADSFSGVQFASLSGNLLSNDNANGLEPLTLVTTAVRDPQNGTLTLFADGRFTYEPRESFFGTDGFRYRIVNSQGVTAEAEVTLLIERVNQDPIAFDNHYALTQNSELTVSGAGLLVNDIDFDGDALTVNTSPVTDVQNGTLTLNADGSFNYQPNSDFIGTDSFEYRVEDGNGGSNTATITLLIETEVSNFPPVAVNDSYQTNEDEQLFVDLPGVLENDSDADEDTLTLSIIEQPLMGTLELSDTGSFRYTPQQNSYGQDYFVYQIDDGAASVQAFVVIEVSEVNDAPLANDDSVEVAQGQPVSISVAANDQDIDGSLNPTSLMLIEGPSHGDVSLNANRTQFIYQSEPSYRGSDSFTYQIQDDRGATSNVAHVFIEVTGNNQPPIAVNDSATTTQDVAVAIDVLANDSDSDGSLNYNSLTVVSAPTNGSVTLDTVELSGFIYSPQSGFSGSDSFTYQVQDNEDGLSNTATVTITVEPLNQPPVAVNDSATTTQEVAVAIDVLANDSDSDGSLNYNSLTVVSAPTNGSVTLDTVELSGFIYTPQSGFSGSDSFTYQVQDNEGGLSNTATVTITVERLNQPPVAVNDSASVEVAQSVTITVLDNDSDADGTLQAGTVEIVQSAQMGTTEVSSSGEITYFHTGTSEGEDSFTYQVQDNQGAVSNTATVTITITAPNTTPVAVDDSAQVDKNEAVAISVLNNDQAKGRDLLVNSVMVVIEPSHGSVSIDSTSGIALYVPQFNFVGSDSFGYAMSNDLAEISNVATVTITVNDKNYPPTVEPGSAEIETDISNGTQVLQISASDPDGDSLTYQLSGNNAGLFSVDTDGKVTVADAELLASNGEQTYTLTVTVCDSGTPQLCAESEITISVTQAAPSYIATKRSTFGNDGSLTVALNASLEFHNPGETILLSDGKLISVGAVGHFNDAASRNIHRAYVSKQLSDGRPDNSFAEAGNFQSSFGIEIESIPQDVWAKVAAVDEQGRIYVAGYVNFLSSQQLLLFRLLGDGSLDTSYANNNGYMILPLGSNVFVTPVAIALEDNETLTVVSNIRATSTATTGTVTLSRITAQGEVTTTQSLAETPTKNARGMVTLPSGDYLVYGEITSTETGEDVMLMRLTQSTLAPDSSFQSNGLLQINITTVPEGADGTKFNDTARHVQIKDSNTLLVTGLTTLDEFGEERSAYLLQLSMDGVLDTAFAGTGKRVYLLSELPTDSDNDISGYAATGIGIAADSDTYYLAIQRSFFSSDQAVQVIKVGLNGDVDTNWLPGSNGYSLYHGTGLKIFDFLETQGGLLFSGQKFNHLGNNYLSELWLGEITTAAELNPNFGSFGQRTVSVGRRDESFVAGQVSTFSASLGHLLLGGQAATWQTTPQTVPYVLKLDSVGQRTNTFANLGLVSTVPATTLGPMSSATVGAIKENSTGDVLLSASGNVSVSAGDEQAMATLNKFSNLGALDSGFANNGVLSLLASEYQAESTALELTQLTTLPSGNILALGQATASCYVHSIAFVIPSSGSLPAHFDYPIPSGYSCSPNAHKVSMIHTVGSSLVGVGQSQPGPTAPQLLLAKANEAGVPDTSFGTNGLALLDIGLSVGDDITIRGSVVDASQGFIVFGHAGTKNFIVRVTSTGALDTSFATGGVLMFEQISGEAVLINQAWIESNGKLLLFAQASSSKSLYVGQLLLSESPGSWDTSFDEDGTQLFSSAVSGELKTVIQHNSSTEFTFVLQQSSPARVSLQAGQVVQQ
- a CDS encoding MBL fold metallo-hydrolase encodes the protein MKIKFYGVRGSTPTPGPTTVHYGGNTVCVTLESDAGKRMILDAGTGLRILGQEVMHTRQPFYILLSHNHWDHIQGFPFFIPAYIAKRQITIVPGVTEEYAPDAILKQMQGSYFPVPHNTLAADIQVTPQVKDHWQYEDFDIRRCAMNHPGGGSAYRIAADGIEVVYATDNELNPPGLPVTSFQQWVDFVKDADYLIHDGQFVPDDYPLKHGWGHSLIKDALLLAEQGAVKHLVLISHDPDRSDSALDQIAADIQRQNRPFKTILAREGLTLP
- a CDS encoding CHASE2 domain-containing protein; its protein translation is MSLPRLWRKYYQQWLCGLCLIILFIALQLLTLSPASPYGDALKRLEGLGYDLRLKSTLSLHSRSFLPIVIVDIDEPSLKQVGRFPWSRHVMARLQSQLADAGVAVIAYDILFSEPELNPARQVLSHLDEQTTANVSHTLHALAPTIDADKAFASRLQETDTVLGLLFEHQPDILVGTLPETIFFSAIPAAALPVPNFAGHVANVSELQQNSPGSGFINSAPDSDGFIRNSMLLAKHQGQLYPALALEAARLYTMAEQVEVVTKPFGTGHSVEGIRLGTALIPTDDYGRVNVPYRGPAFSFPYVSAADVLNGQIDPALFDQAIIFVGTSAVGHADLRTTPVGVQYPGVEVHANVLEGLVFPELLPSRPNWMDGAVIMLLLLLGLLCVFILPRLEVLGIAVFTLCVSGLFITLSAYLWVKLRLDLPQVAVLAMLISQAMILGSLGFVREHKERLQIKSIFDQYVPPAHIQAMLDNPDSVSMEGEKRDITVLFADIRSFTTISESLDAGRLKSYLNQYFSPITRIIFEHQGTIDKYVGDMVMAFWNAPLPVEAHPELAVRCAMAMQDQVDALQEPMRQQSLPPFKIGIGLNTGDMNVGDMGSEYRRAYTVLGDAVNLGSRLEGLTKYYGVGILINETTYAQCSGLVCRPIDKVKVKGKNQAVTVYEPICSHEALTPAIREELDAHEQAWSLYLSQQWQQAQAAFTKLKERSPERKIYTLLSERILVLQANPPGEQWDGSYTHTSK
- a CDS encoding HD domain-containing phosphohydrolase, whose product is MEQHIRNIANKFEQAGSQVALQHLLKLAIELASEHDTSRLLENILLSAMELSATDGGTIYSVTEDMQLQFATLINGPLDLHMGGTSNQPIPFPPIPIYLDNGQCNESALVALAAAKREMIKIDDVYECQEYDLSAARAMDAKTGYHTQSVLTIPLLNHEQELNGVLQLINPHSKGEIVPFSKQQTDMICSIGALAAVALTNRQLIDGMETLFQAFTRLIAKAIDEKSPYTGGHCRRVPELTMMIAEAVHDATSGPMADFSMTEADRAELSLAGWLHDCGKIAIPEYVMDKATKLESVNDRIALVDTKIELAKRDLELDYTKRIFRFERDGDHAQVNYLRVELEEKLTQLEQDRQFLRHANIGGEFMRDEDQQRVKDIAEQASVRIGSEIQPLLTENEVYNLSIARGTLTAEERSIINRHMDITLEMLEALPFPKHLRRVPEFAGGHHEKMDGTGYPRGLSREQMSIPARIMAIADIFEALTAADRPYKDAKKLSECLFIMGKMKLGDHIDPDLFDVFVDSKVYLKYAHQFLKPDQIDEVTHEQIPGYGKKQG